From Streptosporangiales bacterium, one genomic window encodes:
- a CDS encoding AAA family ATPase — translation MASVVRRPGFEEHRRFRSKRNNRCAQCDVFLPVETMVLGKPLDGGRWHIVCDPCGTVSGGVRPEDRVGRAATGAARSAPRSTSAGGAAPRPKPSRHWSTLVRYLTACVEWESLPDPVRQRDQHLWTPLDLWIESVLSGNDQLLPASPELTPLFEELGEFEAVYYGWPVVVVTDGGGVPYVAPLFLRQLDEPGGAGVPLASVVPQINTKLLDRRWWRAENREAIEAAIPDAVLDFGKAVALTALAETLAAAFGFPVGGLDPTALLNRTSTGELFRPQVPGIFNLAMACRGLMDAPARNLIKDLNWMAEATDVDRSAARFLFEQPPECTGVAESCAITLNDAQQQALASAATAPLTVITGPPGTGKSQIVAGIVAEAWLREESVLLASTNNAPVDDVIEDKAKAVHPALLLRTGNKEKQTRLRSQLETLLAEGVGEAPSGDPGDLQPPRMELDQLRRELRSYLQGAQRLLDAATARDRARRLVWPDGQSPADIQYTALRRRAERALGTRWRRLAGWRARRCLRSVGLADSAVPIADLTGWAAAEERYQAAAEVKLREVDVERMCADLTAAEAAWQDVSRDVVVGRLVQGYAAGREALQRLVDVLGDDSSNRSAMGEVMRAVKGWATSALSVRGNFDCRAGSIDLVVIDEASQCNLAQVLPLAYRAKRLVVIGDPHQVAPVVTTASAQLHRIAAQHGTTHEALVEVHQTHGEDSAFTAFAARVPGGPYLLDEHYRCHPEIIGFCNEQFYEGRLRVLTEVDVEDRSPRGLEWRDVIGTTAPGPAGQSSVNEAEAAAIVDWIRRAEVPPEAIGVVTPFRAQAGQIGRGLRRAAPDGRFEKVKIGTAHTFQGAARHTMLFSAVLSKEASAGTVGWLEKERNLVNVAVSRAQRHLVVFGDRVELQRLGATTLVALANAADGDGVAPAAEPTPAVAAVAALADRGIAAKVGGSVEGYATTLTIRGPQGTMLDVEVTELAPGHDPVRVVRQLAWRDARVKAMGRPVVRVPGWEAYLEPDAAVDRVAARVRK, via the coding sequence ATGGCCAGTGTGGTTCGCCGCCCGGGCTTCGAGGAACACCGGCGGTTTCGGAGCAAGCGGAACAACCGGTGCGCGCAGTGCGACGTGTTCCTGCCGGTCGAGACGATGGTGCTGGGGAAGCCCCTGGACGGTGGCCGCTGGCACATCGTCTGTGACCCGTGCGGCACGGTGAGCGGCGGTGTGCGCCCAGAGGACCGGGTCGGGCGGGCGGCGACGGGCGCTGCCCGTTCCGCACCACGGTCGACCTCGGCCGGTGGGGCAGCGCCGCGGCCGAAGCCGTCACGGCACTGGTCCACCCTGGTGCGCTACCTCACTGCATGTGTGGAGTGGGAGAGCTTGCCCGATCCCGTCCGGCAGCGGGACCAGCACCTGTGGACGCCGCTTGACCTGTGGATCGAGAGCGTCCTCAGCGGAAACGACCAGCTGCTGCCGGCCTCGCCCGAGCTCACACCGCTGTTCGAGGAACTTGGCGAATTCGAGGCCGTGTACTACGGCTGGCCGGTCGTCGTCGTGACCGATGGCGGTGGCGTCCCGTACGTCGCTCCGCTCTTCCTGCGCCAGCTCGACGAACCGGGCGGCGCCGGTGTACCGCTCGCCAGTGTGGTGCCCCAGATCAACACCAAGCTCCTCGACCGCAGGTGGTGGCGGGCGGAGAATCGGGAGGCCATCGAGGCGGCGATCCCCGATGCTGTGCTCGACTTCGGGAAGGCTGTCGCACTGACTGCCTTGGCCGAGACGCTCGCTGCCGCTTTCGGCTTTCCGGTCGGAGGGCTTGACCCGACTGCGCTGCTCAACCGTACGTCGACTGGTGAGCTTTTTCGACCACAGGTGCCCGGCATCTTCAACCTCGCCATGGCCTGCCGTGGCTTGATGGACGCCCCGGCCCGTAACCTCATCAAGGACCTGAACTGGATGGCCGAGGCGACCGACGTCGACCGGAGTGCCGCAAGGTTCCTGTTCGAGCAGCCACCAGAGTGCACGGGCGTGGCCGAGTCCTGCGCGATCACCCTGAACGACGCGCAGCAACAGGCACTCGCCTCGGCCGCGACGGCGCCGTTGACGGTGATCACCGGTCCACCGGGCACGGGGAAGAGCCAGATCGTTGCGGGCATCGTGGCGGAGGCCTGGCTGAGGGAGGAGTCGGTCCTGCTCGCCTCGACCAACAATGCCCCGGTCGACGACGTCATCGAGGACAAGGCGAAGGCCGTCCATCCCGCTCTGCTGCTGCGGACCGGCAACAAGGAGAAGCAGACGCGCCTCAGGTCTCAGCTCGAGACCCTCCTCGCCGAGGGTGTGGGCGAGGCACCGTCGGGCGACCCAGGCGACCTGCAGCCGCCGCGGATGGAGCTCGACCAGTTGCGGAGGGAGCTGCGGTCGTACCTGCAGGGTGCCCAGCGCCTGCTCGACGCGGCGACGGCCCGAGACCGGGCGAGGCGGTTGGTCTGGCCGGACGGGCAGTCCCCGGCGGACATCCAGTACACCGCGCTGCGGCGGCGGGCGGAACGCGCGCTTGGTACGCGGTGGCGCCGGCTCGCCGGGTGGCGAGCACGCAGGTGCCTCCGCAGCGTCGGACTGGCTGACAGCGCAGTGCCGATCGCGGACCTGACCGGCTGGGCAGCGGCCGAGGAGCGGTACCAGGCTGCCGCCGAGGTGAAGCTGCGCGAGGTAGACGTCGAGCGGATGTGTGCGGACCTGACGGCGGCGGAGGCGGCCTGGCAGGACGTGTCGAGAGACGTGGTCGTGGGTCGGCTCGTCCAGGGATACGCGGCCGGGCGGGAAGCGCTCCAGCGGTTGGTGGATGTCCTGGGTGACGACAGCTCCAACCGGTCGGCAATGGGGGAGGTGATGCGGGCCGTCAAGGGGTGGGCTACGTCCGCCCTGTCGGTACGCGGGAACTTCGACTGCCGGGCGGGCAGCATCGACCTCGTGGTCATCGACGAGGCGAGCCAGTGCAACCTGGCCCAGGTACTGCCGCTGGCCTACCGGGCGAAGCGGTTGGTCGTCATCGGCGACCCACACCAGGTCGCGCCCGTCGTCACCACAGCTAGCGCGCAGCTACATCGGATCGCCGCGCAGCACGGCACGACCCATGAGGCGCTGGTCGAGGTGCACCAGACCCACGGCGAGGACTCCGCCTTCACCGCGTTCGCTGCTCGGGTGCCCGGCGGTCCCTATTTGCTGGACGAGCACTACCGGTGCCATCCAGAGATCATCGGGTTCTGTAACGAGCAGTTCTACGAGGGCCGGCTGCGGGTACTGACCGAGGTCGACGTCGAGGACCGATCTCCTCGTGGTCTGGAATGGCGGGACGTCATCGGGACGACGGCGCCAGGACCCGCCGGGCAGAGCTCGGTGAACGAGGCGGAAGCCGCTGCGATCGTCGACTGGATCCGCCGAGCCGAGGTGCCGCCGGAAGCCATCGGCGTGGTCACGCCGTTCCGGGCCCAGGCGGGCCAGATCGGGCGCGGGTTGCGCCGTGCTGCACCGGACGGTCGGTTCGAAAAGGTGAAGATAGGAACTGCGCACACTTTCCAGGGAGCGGCTCGCCACACCATGCTGTTCTCCGCGGTGCTGTCGAAGGAGGCGTCCGCGGGGACGGTCGGCTGGTTGGAGAAGGAGCGCAACCTGGTCAACGTCGCCGTGAGTCGGGCGCAACGGCATCTCGTCGTGTTCGGCGACCGGGTCGAGCTGCAGCGCCTGGGTGCGACGACCTTGGTCGCCCTGGCGAATGCGGCCGACGGTGACGGAGTGGCGCCCGCCGCAGAGCCCACACCTGCGGTGGCGGCGGTGGCGGCGTTGGCGGATCGGGGGATCGCGGCCAAGGTCGGTGGCTCGGTGGAGGGCTATGCGACGACGCTGACGATCCGCGGACCGCAGGGGACCATGCTGGACGTCGAGGTGACCGAGCTCGCTCCCGGCCACGACCCGGTGCGCGTCGTTCGTCAGCTCGCGTGGAGAGACGCCCGGGTGAAGGCGATGGGACGTCCGGTCGTGCGCGTTCCCGGCTGGGAGGCGTACCTCGAGCCGGACGCTGCCGTCGACCGGGTGGCGGCACGGGTCAGGAAGTGA